The Hordeum vulgare subsp. vulgare chromosome 4H, MorexV3_pseudomolecules_assembly, whole genome shotgun sequence genomic interval TTTCAGAGATTGGGACGGACTGGGTGGATCATTATATTGCTTGATCGGTGTATTATACAGTGATGAGGAGTCAATAGGAGTGGACTCTGGTTTGTAGGATTTTAAAACCTTTGGTCGTCAGGCTGTGATCATATTGTTTTGCTCTTTTATAGGTGTCTGTTTGAAGTTCGATTGGAGCTGTCCTTGAATACCACTCACGAGTGTTTTGCTATTTCGGGTCGTCTTACTATACTCGTTGTTTCAGCTGTTGTGCTTGTTAGAATTATGCCTTGACTGGGGCTGCATTCAGAGAACTGCATACCAAAAGAATAAACACCTCCAAAGTAGCATTGATGGAGGCCATTTAATATCTCTGTAGGGAGGTTGGTCTTAGCAAAACAGAATGGAGTTGCACCACCCAAAATGCTCAATTGGACAAATTATTTGAACGTTTAAACAGTAGTCATATGACCCTCAATCACTATCATAGTAGTGAATCCACTTCTGCTTCCTGTTTGAAATTTTTGACAAATGTGGTGTCACCTTTTTAGTTGGTGAATTTTGGAATGAAACACAATAAATATCTTGTTTTTTAGGGAATAAATGTCTTGTTTATTGTAGCTACTATGTACTTAGTTTGATCAACTGATGGTTCTTCCCCATTCAGTGAGCAGGATGATTATGAGGTCGTGCGGAAAGTAGGCAGAGGGAAATACAGTGAAGTCTTTGAAGGAGTTAATGTAACAAACGATGAGCGATGCGTCATTAAAATCCTCAAGCCTGTTAAGAAAAAGAAGGTATCCTTGCTTACTTTGAAGATTAGCACATTTTGATGGTCTGCTATTGTATTACAGCTGATAACATCAATACTTGGCGTAATTCGATGGTTACATACTCTGCATTTCCTACTTGTCCAACTATGGTTTCCTCCTTGGCTACTGAAAAGTGTCACCCTGATTCTGTTTAATGCCATTTCTACAATTTTCAGCTTGCAGCTGACAGGTACAACCGTACAATTAACAAGCTGGTCAAGGGATCTTAGGTCTCTTCGTCCATTTGCATCCATAACTCACATCTTGTGACTAACCACTTGCACCATATGATGCAACTAACCAGTTCGAAAACTTCTAATTTTATCACTGTTAGAGATCAGTTTAGCATCAGCTCTGTTATTTAGTCTTCATGCCCTTTTCAGCTGACAAGTTTCGCCTGTTTCTTTAAGTGCATGATGCCACTCTTTCTCATTTGTTGGCTATGCACCTTCTGCTCCATTCAACTCTATTTACCTGCTTATCGCGTTCTTTGTGCTATCCAAATATGTGATTTTTATTGCAGATAAAGAGGGAAATAAAGATTCTTCAGAACCTTTGTGGTGGTCCAAATATTATTAAGCTTCTTAATGTTGTCAGAGACCAGCAATCAAAGACTCCAAGTTTGGTATTTGAATACGTAAACAGCACAGATTTCAAAGTTCTCTATCCAACGTTTACAGACTATGACATCCGGTTCTATATTTATGAACTTCTTAAGGTACACCTTCTTATTTTGTTTAATCATTGGATGAAATGTTGAACCTGTATCACATCTAGCAGATAATAAAGTTGTGATATATTTATGTGATTGTACACATCTAACAGACTAACACTGTTTTGAGCTAAATCTTCCCTGTAATGCATTTTACTGCAATGATTTTGTAGTTGCACGTCTTGTGATTTTATTACGAGAGTTTCAGTTGTTTCCCATTCATATGTTCCTTGAGAGGCTGACCTGTGTTGTTTATCGATTCTTACATGTGGTCAACATCAGTTGCTAATGGTGAATTATCTGGGTTGGTCCTCGTATATTGATTATTGTAACATGGAGGATAGGGTTGAACGTTTGGCTACAATAAATATGTGCAGAAACTGTAGAAGGATAATATAGAGCCTCTAGCATGGTATGTTTAAGGCTGTAATACTGATGTCCAGTACTTGAATGTGAGGCTGAGTGCAACACTAAAACTTATTTCCTGCATGGCTAGTCTGGCATTTATATACTCTCCTAAATTGTTGATCGCTGTTATATTTTTTATTGGATATGACGAGCCAGGTGTCTTACAAATTTTTTGCTAGATAAAATTAGCTTATGAGGGTACCAATTTTCAGCTACATCTTTAATTAAAACAAGTGCAAATATGTCTCCAGTTCCTTAGTAAAATACTTGTCACTGTGGTAGTAGATAACCAAACCAGTGAGTTGTGTTAGCGATAATTTCATAACTTTTTTCCATATGCTATGTCAAtgtagttttcatttgataagtTACCAAACTTTATTCGCTTCTTGTTGAAATACAGTAAGATAACAGGCTCATTTTTTACTTAGTCTCTGTAAATGAAGCTAAGTTTTTTTAGTTTGTTGTAATTTGTAAATGTAGGATCTCCCGCCGTGGTATTTTTTTGGGTTAGTTGTTCACATTACATGTTCTGGACTTGTTCCCCCCTAGGATTTTCAATCTTATACGGCATTTTAAGGGGTTGTGTTTCTTACCTAGAAAAGTAATCTCCCATCATTTTCTTGTTGTTTTACTGATTGCCAGCCTGCTCACATTTCAGGCATTAGATTACTGTCATTCCCAAGGAATTATGCATCGTGATGTTAAGCCTCACAATGTTATGATTGACCATGAGCTTCGCAAGCTTCGCTTGATTGATTGGGGACTTGCTGAGTTTTATTTTCCTGAGAAGGAGTACAATGTTCGTGTTGCTTCGAGGCAAGTTAATAAAATATAACATTCTGGCTCTGGTCATTTATAGCGATGTGGTATCCAAGTTTCATATGTAATTATATGTAGGCATCTCTTGGTTTGATTATTAGTTCCCTGTATCAGTTTCCAGTTTCTGTTCAAGGATGCTCATTGTGTGTGTTTTTAAGAAATACTCCCTCCGCAATGAAATACTCCCTTGTTAATGAAatgctccctccgtcccaaaataagtgtcgcaaatttTGTACTAAGTTAGTAAAAATTTAGTACTAAagcagcgacacttattttgggacggagggagtataagatggTTTAGATCACTGAAGGAGTATACCTTAAGAAACAAATCATTCTGCCATCCGTCATTCCCTTGTTTTCAGGAGATTTGTGCTACTTAATTTTGCCGAGTTGCTGTGTGCTTTTTGAATCCCTTTCTGATCTAGCAAAATCATCATTCAAAATTTGCTGCAAGGTTAGAGGAACTTGATCAGAGTCAGATGGATGTATGAATGAGCACTTACATCCGTGCATGTGGATATTTTGACTGTTTTTTTCCTTCATTCAGGTATTTTAAAGGGCCTGAATTGCTGGTTGACTTCCAAGGGTACGACTACTCTTTGGATATGTGGAGCCTTGGCTGTATGTTTGCTGGAATGGTGTGTTTCCTTTCTATGATACGTAAACAATAATGAAATACACAGATGCCTTGCTtctgtgaactactaatgattggATAATTAAGCATCAGTTATGGTTTGTTTGTTGTTCTGCGAGCAGATATTCCGCAAGGAACCATTCTTCTATGGTCATGACAACCATGACCAGCTTTTCAAAATAGCCAAGGTTTGCCATTGTGTCACAATTGTCTTGTATTTGCTCACACACGGTGTTCATTTATGCTATGGCTGAGCATAATGCTATTGTGAacatcatcttttcttttccggttgAGGGTATTGTAGCCAGTAACAATTATTTTTTTTACTTCTGACCAGGTGCTAGGTACAGATGAACTTAATGCTTATTTGGGAAAATACAGAATTGTGCTTGATCCTCAGCTAGAGGCACTGATTGGGAGGTACCTCACACTACTCTGAACATCTCATTCGTATGGTGTAACTATTATCACATTTTTCATCAGGAAACAACAGTTTTCTTGATTTACATGAGCGTTATTGCTTAACACAGGCACAACAAGAAACCTTGGTCCAAGTTTGTCAATGCTGAAAATAGGCATCTTGTCTCGGAAGAGGTTATATTTCCCCTTCTTTTCCTGTAGGTTTTCCGTCCATCTGGCATTTTTCTCTGCCCTGTCTAATTACTGCCATACCCTTACGCAGGCCATCGATTTTCTTGATAAACTTCTTCGCTTTGACCATCAAGATAGGCTTACAGCCGAAGAAGCCATGGTTTGTTTCTGCACCTATTCGTTCATATAATAATACGAGATGCAAATAGTGCGCTAGCCAACTTGACACTTGTTGACCTGGAGTCAACTTATGACACGTTCCTTTTGATCCCACTGCAGGCGCATGCCTACTTTCACCAGGTGAGGGCAGCAGAAAACAGCAGAGGGAGAACGTAGCCAAGAGCCCAAGAGAGCCAAGAGAATTTAGATGCGAAAGCTGCTTCCGTTGAACCGTTGTGGAATTAGATCCTTCTAGCATCAAGTTGATGCAGAAGTGGATTACTTGACCTGATGGTTGGGACGCTGTCATGAATCTCTGATATACTGGCTCctgagattttttttttttttttttttttgttacTTGAAGTTTAAACTGCGAGTCTACAGAACAGACAGGCTACGCATTGTCATGACTGATGAGTTTTGATGCAACTAAAAGTTCTTGATATTATGTTTTAGTTGGGATTCTGGGCTTTGGTTGGGGCATGCAACTGCATCGTACTtgatgtttttttttgttttgaaaattAATCTGTTAAGGTTATGAATATGGGCTGTCTATGTTGGGTTGATCTCCCGCAACTGATGCGCCCTGATCAAGGGAGACCTGAACCAACTATGGTTTTGGTCCCCTGTGAGTAGGGCTAAATCGGAGTGTTGGCGTGGTCAGTGACACCTTACGAGTTGTAGTGTTCACATAAACCACCTGTTGCTCCCCACATCCCAACAACCCCAATTGGTCCAAGGGAAACATCATACTATGGGAAGGCCATCTCTAGTGCCAATGGCGACCTGAAGGACGCTGGTACCCGCAACGACTGCACAAACTCCTTCTCACGCCCGCACCGAGCAGGCACGGGTCATCGCTTCACCCAGCAATGGCTACTTCTGTTGCATCAAAGACTCCTAAATCATCTGTTAGTGGTTCATTAGCTGTTCTAAAGTCTTATATATGATCCAGTAGCATTTACAGTAAATataatgctaataatggtaccaAAGCAGTCTAAAGGATGATGCATTTCTTCTTTAATTAAATGTTCCGCCCCATCTTGAAATGTGGCTAAAATGTGGATAAATGACGATGCCACCGTTTTGAAGAAGGCTTTCCTTTCCAGCATTACGTTCACTAGCAGGCGGAAGGCGAGACAACATGCCGCACCCAAGTATTAGCCCGTTGTTGATTGCAGCTTAATTTGTTGGTTGTTCATGTTAACTTTTCAGTTTTACTAAGTAGCGCGAGAAGATTATGAACTTTTGAAAAGAGTACAAATTGTTGGACCATTATAGAATCTGGTGACATACATACGAAGATGAAGGGAGGAGTACAATGAAGAGAACATTGGACTAAAAGGGTATACACTTCATAAATTGAAAATAACCAGATTTTCTACTGTCGACGCATATTGTCATCCTGTGATTGCTCCCTTCCACTTATCCATTTTGCTCATGATGCCGAACACCCGAAAGTATTATAGATTTCAATAAACTGAATGCTATCTATTGTTCATTGCTCTTCCATAATGCACCTTcaacaacataatgatcatgTGAATTCCATCAGCTTAGCATTCTATAGGCacatttgatttattttttaaaagaaaacataATTACTCAATATAGTAAGAAAGGAGAGCTGAATGCTTTGAATATACAAAAACATTTGATTTATTATTTAAAGGCAAACAAAATTACTCAATGTAGTAAGAAAGAAGAGCTGAATGCTTTGAATATACAgaatataatgcaaaaataattCACTAACCTCAACTAAAGTTGACATGCCAAGTATTTCTCATATTTTCAGCATTCACTTGACACGATGACCAGGTAACACGGTAAAAATTAGTAGAACATTATCATGCATTATAAAGCTACCAAGCATCAATGATCTCTCTGTATAGAAGAGGACACTATGTTCAAAACAACATATCATAAACCCTCCTTTCATTTGAAATTCcacattcggaagatgagattacGAGCCTTTCATGCAtttgaactataacatatgacCAAGTATACAATACCTTTACTACATTGTGCGTAGCCCCAAGTAGTCAAAATTTTCTCTTGTTACATATTATAAATGTTTGCTTTGTTATATGCGGGAATGAAATGTAGCTCGCATACTCATCCCAATCCTTAATGAAATGGAGCTCACATATTCATCTCAATCCTTATTCAACCAGATCCTCTAAAATAAAAATCGTTGGAGTAGCTAAAGTGCGAAAAATTTATGCTCCAAAAGAGCCTCTAGTCTTGACTCAAATTTGTGCTTAGTTGGTCAATAATGGAAAAGCTGTGAGTATTGCCCTTCATCAACCTCACACGGCTCATAGTAGCAGTATCGTGTTTCTTTATTTCTGTGTTGGAGCATGCGTTTTGTTGTCCCTTCCTGCTGATAAATTGTGTAATTAAAACTGGAGTTCGTACTCAGGACGTAGATACTAATTAATCAAACTCCCGTTGAACCACTGCGTCAACATGCAACATAGAGCAAGGTATGAAGTATATTTAGTGCAACGGTTAATGTCTATCATGACCAATATGAAAAGAATTCGCAGGATTTTCCCCTAATATATGTCTAGCACAAGTTTTCTCATGGACTTTCATTGGTGCAATATTTGACAATATTTTTAAGATGATAAAACAATTATGTTAGTCAAGCAACCTCTATAAGCTAACTATAAATTATCACTACTATTCCAGAAGGGATAAGCATCAAATTAAACATGTGTGGGCGCCTTATTTCTTAGGAAAGTGGCGTATTCAAATGTATATCCTACAAATCTGAAAATTTGCAGACTCTGAAACTGGTCAAACATTACTTGCACAAAAACACATAGGGAGTAAGGACGCGGGTCCCAGCGAGAAAAAAAGACCGCATGTGGTCGAACATGAGGAGGAGGTTACCAGAATTGAAGTTGGGGACGCGTTAGTCATGATGTAGTGAATGGGGTCGACAAGGTGGAAGCGGGTGAGGCAAGACACTCGAGCCGGCGAGTCAAGGAGACGACCGAGGTAGGGTGGGCGAGGTAGCTGAAATTGACGGGGGTGACGGAGGGTTGTCGGGTACTAGAGGACGACGAGATTGCCTAGTTCGTGGCGTTGGCTCCCGCAGCCGGCGGGAGAGGCATTGGCAtggagaatgtgatgaagaggtcaGGTGTGAAGCCGTGATGCTATGCAACCCGTCCAAAGAAATCCATGTTGGCGGCCGCTGGCTCCCATAGCCAGCAGGGTAGGCGTGGTGGAGTGGGCAAGGTCGGGGCATTCGGTGCTCTACTGCCATGGGAAGAGGCAGGGCGTCGTTCGACGGGCATGAGAGAGTCAACGCTTATGATGCATATGGAGGCGTGAATCTTAATCGAGAGGATGAAAAAGAGAAGACGATTCGGTTGTCCCAGATTGATGTGAGAGGATAAAGTGATAGGCTGGGATCTGCACAGTTTTTTAAgtccatgcaaaacatccaatctAGTCTAAACCAATGGAAAAATAAACATGCTATAGTAAAATAGCATCACCTTTAAAGTGCACTATTAGAGAGAAATTATAAAGTAATTTATTTAATGAGGCATTGCTTAGAATGCTAGAATGCTAGAGCGTGCTATTAGCGGTGCTGCAGTGAGCTATTTTTCAGTGGTCTAAACACGCTACAAAATTGAGAGTGAATTATGTTAGAAAAACCAAGAGTGAGGCTTATGAAAAATCAGAAACACATTGATTATGTACACATGATTATCTAGGGAGGCATTGCTTAGAACCCTAGAACAcgttattagtgatgctatagcgTGCTATTTTTTTAATGGTTTAAACACAGTATAAAACCGGGAGTGAACCATGTTAAAAGAAACTAAA includes:
- the LOC123449374 gene encoding casein kinase II subunit alpha-2-like, whose translation is MSTARVYADVNVRRPREYWDYEALSVQWGEQDDYEVVRKVGRGKYSEVFEGVNVTNDERCVIKILKPVKKKKIKREIKILQNLCGGPNIIKLLNVVRDQQSKTPSLVFEYVNSTDFKVLYPTFTDYDIRFYIYELLKALDYCHSQGIMHRDVKPHNVMIDHELRKLRLIDWGLAEFYFPEKEYNVRVASRYFKGPELLVDFQGYDYSLDMWSLGCMFAGMIFRKEPFFYGHDNHDQLFKIAKVLGTDELNAYLGKYRIVLDPQLEALIGRHNKKPWSKFVNAENRHLVSEEAIDFLDKLLRFDHQDRLTAEEAMAHAYFHQVRAAENSRGRT